In a single window of the Serratia quinivorans genome:
- the spr_1 gene encoding Probable endopeptidase Spr precursor, with product MVKSQPFLRYFLRVVPAIAAAVMLSACSTTHTSNLNNAQTEMRAVNDKDGLLLQASQDEFEAMVRNVDVKSKIMDQYADWKGVRYRLGGETKRGIDCSAFVQRTFREQFGMDLPRSTYEQEDMGKKILRTKLRPGDLVLFRAGSTGRHVGIYLGNDQFVHASTSSGVMISKLSDNYWNKRYREARRVLTSS from the coding sequence ATGGTCAAATCTCAACCGTTTCTGAGATATTTTTTGCGGGTAGTACCTGCAATTGCCGCAGCGGTAATGCTCTCCGCATGTAGCACGACTCACACTTCGAACTTGAATAACGCACAAACTGAGATGCGTGCAGTTAATGACAAAGATGGTCTTTTACTGCAAGCCTCTCAGGATGAATTCGAAGCAATGGTCCGTAACGTTGACGTTAAGTCAAAAATTATGGATCAGTATGCAGACTGGAAAGGCGTTCGCTACCGTTTAGGCGGTGAAACCAAGCGCGGCATCGATTGCTCAGCGTTTGTACAGCGTACTTTCCGCGAACAGTTTGGCATGGACTTACCTCGTTCAACCTATGAACAGGAAGACATGGGCAAGAAAATCTTGCGTACCAAACTGCGTCCTGGCGATCTGGTGCTGTTCCGCGCCGGTTCTACCGGACGCCACGTCGGCATCTATTTAGGTAACGATCAATTCGTTCATGCCTCTACCAGCAGCGGCGTGATGATTTCGAAACTGAGCGATAACTACTGGAATAAACGTTATCGCGAAGCCCGCCGAGTGCTAACCAGCAGTTGA
- a CDS encoding Resolvase, N terminal domain: MVLTMRKCFLYSRVSSDAQISGDGLVRQEDKLKQYLLQNAERLNLSTIDYEILVDSGISGWKGSNMGDTAALGQLFMRVESDEIDDSVLIVESLDRFSRENPFRVAGYISKLAEHGIDIIDVENNLVIGPSNPWSSTISSIIANRAHEESTLKSKRIKAAWDSRRKKAKESGQYMIKNTPFWIDVLDDKYVGQCQCIDR, encoded by the coding sequence ATGGTACTGACGATGCGAAAATGCTTCCTTTACAGCCGTGTAAGTAGTGATGCACAGATTTCAGGTGATGGCTTGGTCCGTCAGGAAGATAAGTTAAAACAATATTTGTTACAGAATGCCGAACGATTGAATCTTTCCACCATCGATTATGAAATTCTTGTTGATTCAGGCATCAGCGGTTGGAAAGGCTCCAATATGGGCGATACAGCCGCCCTAGGTCAGTTGTTCATGCGTGTCGAATCGGACGAGATTGACGATTCGGTACTAATCGTCGAATCGCTCGATCGCTTTAGTCGAGAGAACCCCTTCCGTGTGGCTGGATACATATCAAAACTTGCGGAACACGGCATTGATATCATCGATGTTGAAAATAATCTAGTTATCGGGCCTAGCAATCCTTGGTCTAGTACAATCTCATCGATTATCGCCAACCGTGCTCATGAAGAATCAACTTTAAAATCTAAACGTATCAAGGCGGCTTGGGACTCACGCAGGAAGAAGGCGAAGGAGTCAGGGCAGTACATGATCAAGAACACGCCATTCTGGATCGATGTACTGGATGACAAGTATGTGGGTCAATGCCAATGCATCGATCGTTAG